From one Anoplolepis gracilipes chromosome 10, ASM4749672v1, whole genome shotgun sequence genomic stretch:
- the LOC140669957 gene encoding uncharacterized protein, with product MESRSGSIKDPIYYPENDGTSSAGGGGAGESADKSQRSSLNSQDISLDDSNALKVPRKFITNWRQACDRTRDRTKDLLKRWRTTSSNIDELAPASVVVPDLEQPSWSVHVWTTWVSRFPSDNSLSAVNELDKIGGSESLAPIQRDKFSHFFTYLLDHDRDGYINRKDFSLLSERLRRFADWSWNGPEYLRLLEIENGFAGLILQDKREPAESDKKVDLEGWLSWWARIVAPLDGASFNDMPFWIKVMPRVFFLAINSSGSGMISKKELRAFYESVVGFDTDRTTKCLDIAYDSMTSNGDHPLGWAQYQLVFANFLFGRGPFGPGEHFLGMTDSCIIRDNTIPFPIDYSAMNTPRDKLEVYSPHCKSNRRSVVV from the exons ATGGAGAGCCGCTCGGGTAGCATAAAGGACCCCATTTATTACCCGGAGAACGATGGCACGTCGAGcgccggcggcggcggtgcCGGGGAATCTGCCGACAAGAGCCAACGCAGCTCGCTCAACAGCCAGGATATCAGTCTCGATGACAGCAATGCGCTCAAGGTACCGCGAAAATTCATCACCAACTGGCGACAGGCGTGCGATCGGACCCGCGATCGGACCAAGGACCTGCTGAAGAGATGGCGAACGACCAGCAGCAACATCGACGAGCTCGCTCCCGCGTCCGTCGTCGTCCCCGACCTGGAGCAGCCCAGCTGGAGTGTACACGTGTGGA CAACCTGGGTAAGCCGCTTTCCGAGCGATAATAGTTTGTCCGCCGTTAATGAGCTCGATAAAATCGGAGGTTCAGAATCCTTAGCACCAATACAGCGTGATAAgttctctcatttttttacgtatctCTTGGACCACGATAGAGACGGTTACATCAACAGAAAGGATTTCTCACTACTCTCGGAG cgTTTGAGAAGATTCGCGGATTGGTCATGGAATGGTCCGGAATATTTGAGGCTGCTGGAGATCGAAAACGGATTCGCAGGATTGATTCTTCAAGACAAGAGGGAACCCGCAGAGTCGGATAAAAAAGTCGACCTCGAAGGCTGGCTGTCCTGGTGGGCGAGAATTGTCGCACCGCTGGATGGTGCGAGCTTCAACGACATGCCGTTCTGGATCAAAGTTATGCCCAGAGTGTTCTTTCTCGCTATAAATAGCTCCGGTAGCGGGATGATCAGCAAGAAGGAACTGAGAGCCTTTTACGAATCCGTAGTCGGCTTCGACACTGACAGGACAACCAAGTGTCTGGATATCGCATATGATTCCATGACTTCG aatGGAGATCATCCCCTCGGCTGGGCGCAATATCAGCTAGTGTTCGCCAACTTCCTGTTCGGTCGCGGCCCGTTCGGTCCGGGAGAGCATTTCCTAGGCATGACAGATTCCTGCATAATACGTGATAACACCATACCGTTTCCCATCGATTATTCTGCGATGAACACACCGCGGGATAAATTAGAGGTGTACAGCCCCCATTGTAAGAGCAACAGACGAAGCGTCGTAGTCTAA
- the Rpl15 gene encoding large ribosomal subunit protein eL15: protein MGAYKYMQELYRKKQSDVLRFLLRIRCWQYRQLTKLHRAPRPSRPDKARRLGYKAKQGFVIFRIRVRRGGRKRPVPKGATYGKPKSHGVNQLKPTRKLQSVAEERVGRRCGGLRVLNSYWVAQDSSYKYYEVILIDPAHKAIRNDPKVNWVCNAVHKHRELRGKTSAGRSSRGLGKGHRYSQTIGGSRRAAWKRRNTLSLRRKR, encoded by the exons ATGGGAGCGTATAAGTATATGCAGGAGTTGTATCGCAAGAAGCAAAGCGATGTGCTTCGCTTCTTGCTGCGTATCCGGTGCTGGCAGTACCGTCAGTTGACCAAGCTACATCGTGCTCCCAGACCATCCAGACCTGATAAGGCTCGTCGTTTGGGCTACAAAGCCAAGCAAG GTTTTGTCATCTTCAGAATTCGTGTGCGTCGTGGTGGACGCAAGCGTCCAGTTCCTAAGGGTGCGACTTATGGCAAGCCAAAAAGCCATGGTGTCAATCAGTTGAAACCCACGAGAAAATTACAATCGGTTGCTGAA gaACGCGTTGGTCGCCGTTGCGGTGGATTGCGAGTGCTAAATAGTTATTGGGTAGCCCAAGACTCTTCATACAAATACTATGAAGTAATTCTGATTGATCCTGCCCACAAg gCAATCCGTAACGATCCTAAAGTGAACTGGGTATGCAATGCAGTACACAAGCACCGTGAGCTTCGTGGTAAGACCTCCGCTGGTAGAAGCTCGCGTGGATTAGGCAAAGGACACCGTTATTCTCAAACGATCGGTGGTTCGCGTCGTGCTGCTTGGAAGCGACGAAATACGCTATCTCTTCGCAGAAagcgataa
- the Arpc3a gene encoding actin-related protein 2/3 complex subunit 3, with translation MPAYHSSFTKSHGTIGNMALLPIKTTFRGPAPPFNNKEQDIIDEALYFFKANVFFRTYEIKSEADRVLIYITLFITECLKKLQKCATQPQAMNEMFSLAISKFDIPGDAGFPLNSVYAKPSSPAEADLMRQYLHQIRQETAVRIVEKVYGEDGKPSKWWLCFAKKKFMDKSLSGPGQ, from the exons ATGCCC GCGTATCATTCAAGCTTCACAAAGAGCCATGGCACAATCGGAAACATGGCACTGTTACCAATCAAGACCACGTTCAGAGGTCCTGCGCCTCCTTTTAATAACAAAGAACAAGATATAATTGATGAGgcattatatttctttaaagcaAATGTATTCTTCAGGACATATGAGATTAAg AGTGAGGCTGATAGAGTTTTAATCTATATTACTCTATTTATTACCGAATGCTTGAAGAAGTTACAAAAATGTGCAACGCAACCACAAGCTATGAATGAAATGTTTTCTCTTGCTATCTCTAAATTTGATATTCCTGGTGATGCTGGTTTTCCTTTGAATTCTGTATATGCCAAACCAAGCAGTCCTGCTGAAGCTG ATCTTATGAGACAGTATCTTCATCAAATCAGACAAGAAACAGCTGTTAGAATTGTTGAAAAAGTTTATGGTGAGGATGGAAAGCCAAGTAAATGGTGGCTCTGTTTTGCAAAAAAGAAGTTTATGGACAAATCGTTGTCTGGACCTGGgcaatga
- the Kar gene encoding monocarboxylate transporter 10 isoform X1, with amino-acid sequence MTTDEGADRGDDGGFAPENNATASIRTMDCTATNNPSYPASHVQRRQADPDTSDWSEGNPLLAESAASAVTIDASIGKSRRVHKAEDTMNVGNEARKELDEDLDSEPTRMVVEPPDGGLRAWMIMIGSFTINGVLFSIINTYSLIYPELQKRLTEAGEAEVSSKAALVGSLTIGITFFLSPIAGMLTDKFGIQITTFVGGAIASVGMLLSSLLTDKVELLYLTYGVMYGLGASLAYTPSLAILGHYFKKYLGLVNGIVTAGSSVFTTLIPFLMEYLLRHLGLEGTLRSLAALTAIIMACAILFKPIPLNMPEDESQHKAKSLRNSLKQFVNVSIWKKKRYVVWALSIPLALFGYFVPYVHIGKFVSMTFKDADGKLPVMCIGITSGIGRLIFGYIADLPKVNRVLLQQISFLSIGILTMLLPVTKSFLVLLAISLGMGLFDGCFISLLGPIVFDICGRNDATQAIGFLLGMCSIPLTVGPPIAGLLYDHTGSYDLPFLLAGVPPIVGGLTMFLIRCVKDDESSNDPENRSNKTDCQNGKIRNNGSSPTFVVEQKHKSVMEDKYRRMYKNMQPSQRYHVKQQAGLQKYLAYNNCRHEYGNHYKYSESVPLLHREKDPQCSTTGFFKRSSTLLTF; translated from the exons ATGACGACCGATGAGGGAGCCGATCGCGGCGACGACGGTGGCTTTGCTCCAGAAAATAATGCCACCGCGTCGATCCGAACGATGGATTGTACAGCCACGAATAATCCGAGCTACCCAGCGAGCCATGTGCAACGTCGTCAGGCCGACCCCGACACTTCTGATTGGAGTGAGGGCAACCCTCTTCTGGCCGAGAGCGCGGCATCGGCAGTGACGATCGATGCGTCGATCGGGAAGTCAAGAAGAGTTCACAAAGCAGAGGACACGATGAACGTCGGAAACGAGGCGCGAAAGGAGCTCGACGAGGATCTGGATAGCGAGCCGACGAGGATGGTCGTCGAACCGCCCGATGGCGGCCTGAGGGCCTGGATGATCATGATCGGCAGCTTCACGATAAACGGCGTGCTCTTCAGCATTATCAACACCTATTCTCTCATCTATCCGGAGCTCCAAAAACGACTCACGGAGGCCGGTGAAGCTGAAGTGTCTTCCAAAGCAG ctttaGTTGGCTCGTTAACTATCGGAATTACATTCTTCCTATCGCCGATCGCTGGTATGTTGACGGATAAATTCGGCATCCAAATAACCACCTTCGTAGGAGGTGCGATCGCGTCTGTTGGCATGCTTCTTTCCTCGCTGTTAACGGATAAg GTGGAACTACTTTATTTGACATATGGTGTTATGTACGGACTTGGTGCGAGTCTCGCTTACACCCCGAGCCTGGCGATATTGGGCCACTATTTCAAGAAGTACCTAGGCTTGGTGAACGGCATCGTCACGGCCGGCAGTTCCGTATTCACAACGCTCATTCCATTTCTCATGGAGTATCTGTTACGACATTTAGGTCTGGAAGGGACACTGAGAAGCCTGGCCGCGCTCACGGCCATCATCATGGCCTGCGCGATTCTTTTCAAGCCGATACCAC tgaatATGCCGGAAGATGAATCGCAACATAAGGCGAAATCGTTGCGAAATAgtttaaaacaatttgtaaACGTATCTATTTGGAAGAAAAAACGATATGTCGTATGGGCTCTTTCTATTCCTCTCGCCCTTTTCGG ATATTTCGTCCCATATGTTCACATAGGAAAATTCGTATCTATGACGTTCAAGGATGCCGATGGCAAACTACCGGTCATGTGCATCGGTATCACTTCCGGTATTGGCCGTTTAATTTTTGGCTACATCGCTGACTTGCCGAAAGTGAACCGAGTATTGTTACAGCAG aTTTCATTTCTAAGTATCGGCATCCTCACGATGCTTCTTCCGGTCACTAAGTCCTTCCTCGTGCTCCTGGCTATCTCGCTAGGCATGGGACTGTTCGACGGATGCTTTATATCGTTACTTGGCCCGATTGTATTCGATATTTGCGGTCGCAACGATGCGACTCAGGCCATTGGTTTTCTTTTAGGAATGTGCTCTATACCTCTAACAGTTGGCCCACCCATCGCGGGACTTCTGTATGATCATACTG GTAGCTACGATTTGCCTTTCCTGTTAGCCGGCGTTCCTCCGATAGTGGGGGGGTTGACAATGTTCCTGATAAGGTGCGTTAAAGACGATGAGAGTTCAAATGATCCGGAAAATCGCTCGAATAAAACGGATTGCCAGAATG ggAAAATAAGGAATAATGGTTCTTCACCGACGTTCGTTGTAGAGCAGAAACACAAGTCAGTGATGGAAGATAAGTATAGAAGgatgtacaaaaatatgcaaCCGTCTCAGCGCTATCATGTCAAGCAACAGGCTGGATTGCAAAAATACTTGGCATATAATAACTGTAGACACGAGTACGGGAATCACTATAAGTATTCGGAAAGTGTACCTTTACTTCACAGAGAAAAAGATCCACAATGTTCAACCACAGGTTTTTTTAAGCGATCATCGACGCTTCTAACATTCTGA
- the Kar gene encoding monocarboxylate transporter 10 isoform X2 codes for MTTDEGADRGDDGGFAPENNATASIRTMDCTATNNPSYPASHVQRRQADPDTSDWSEGNPLLAESAASAVTIDASIGKSRRVHKAEDTMNVGNEARKELDEDLDSEPTRMVVEPPDGGLRAWMIMIGSFTINGVLFSIINTYSLIYPELQKRLTEAGEAEVSSKAALVGSLTIGITFFLSPIAGMLTDKFGIQITTFVGGAIASVGMLLSSLLTDKVELLYLTYGVMYGLGASLAYTPSLAILGHYFKKYLGLVNGIVTAGSSVFTTLIPFLMEYLLRHLGLEGTLRSLAALTAIIMACAILFKPIPLNMPEDESQHKAKSLRNSLKQFVNVSIWKKKRYVVWALSIPLALFGYFVPYVHIGKFVSMTFKDADGKLPVMCIGITSGIGRLIFGYIADLPKVNRVLLQQISFLSIGILTMLLPVTKSFLVLLAISLGMGLFDGCFISLLGPIVFDICGRNDATQAIGFLLGMCSIPLTVGPPIAGLLYDHTGSYDLPFLLAGVPPIVGGLTMFLIRCVKDDESSNDPENRSNKTDCQNGW; via the exons ATGACGACCGATGAGGGAGCCGATCGCGGCGACGACGGTGGCTTTGCTCCAGAAAATAATGCCACCGCGTCGATCCGAACGATGGATTGTACAGCCACGAATAATCCGAGCTACCCAGCGAGCCATGTGCAACGTCGTCAGGCCGACCCCGACACTTCTGATTGGAGTGAGGGCAACCCTCTTCTGGCCGAGAGCGCGGCATCGGCAGTGACGATCGATGCGTCGATCGGGAAGTCAAGAAGAGTTCACAAAGCAGAGGACACGATGAACGTCGGAAACGAGGCGCGAAAGGAGCTCGACGAGGATCTGGATAGCGAGCCGACGAGGATGGTCGTCGAACCGCCCGATGGCGGCCTGAGGGCCTGGATGATCATGATCGGCAGCTTCACGATAAACGGCGTGCTCTTCAGCATTATCAACACCTATTCTCTCATCTATCCGGAGCTCCAAAAACGACTCACGGAGGCCGGTGAAGCTGAAGTGTCTTCCAAAGCAG ctttaGTTGGCTCGTTAACTATCGGAATTACATTCTTCCTATCGCCGATCGCTGGTATGTTGACGGATAAATTCGGCATCCAAATAACCACCTTCGTAGGAGGTGCGATCGCGTCTGTTGGCATGCTTCTTTCCTCGCTGTTAACGGATAAg GTGGAACTACTTTATTTGACATATGGTGTTATGTACGGACTTGGTGCGAGTCTCGCTTACACCCCGAGCCTGGCGATATTGGGCCACTATTTCAAGAAGTACCTAGGCTTGGTGAACGGCATCGTCACGGCCGGCAGTTCCGTATTCACAACGCTCATTCCATTTCTCATGGAGTATCTGTTACGACATTTAGGTCTGGAAGGGACACTGAGAAGCCTGGCCGCGCTCACGGCCATCATCATGGCCTGCGCGATTCTTTTCAAGCCGATACCAC tgaatATGCCGGAAGATGAATCGCAACATAAGGCGAAATCGTTGCGAAATAgtttaaaacaatttgtaaACGTATCTATTTGGAAGAAAAAACGATATGTCGTATGGGCTCTTTCTATTCCTCTCGCCCTTTTCGG ATATTTCGTCCCATATGTTCACATAGGAAAATTCGTATCTATGACGTTCAAGGATGCCGATGGCAAACTACCGGTCATGTGCATCGGTATCACTTCCGGTATTGGCCGTTTAATTTTTGGCTACATCGCTGACTTGCCGAAAGTGAACCGAGTATTGTTACAGCAG aTTTCATTTCTAAGTATCGGCATCCTCACGATGCTTCTTCCGGTCACTAAGTCCTTCCTCGTGCTCCTGGCTATCTCGCTAGGCATGGGACTGTTCGACGGATGCTTTATATCGTTACTTGGCCCGATTGTATTCGATATTTGCGGTCGCAACGATGCGACTCAGGCCATTGGTTTTCTTTTAGGAATGTGCTCTATACCTCTAACAGTTGGCCCACCCATCGCGGGACTTCTGTATGATCATACTG GTAGCTACGATTTGCCTTTCCTGTTAGCCGGCGTTCCTCCGATAGTGGGGGGGTTGACAATGTTCCTGATAAGGTGCGTTAAAGACGATGAGAGTTCAAATGATCCGGAAAATCGCTCGAATAAAACGGATTGCCAGAATGGTTGGTAA
- the Ufl1 gene encoding E3 UFM1-protein ligase 1 homolog, which yields MSSVDWEEVKRLAADFQKAQLSSTLQKLSERNCVEIITTLVENKLLDIIFTNDGKEYITPQHLGKEIKDELYIHGGKVSLVDLAQILNVNLSQVTKVVTEIEKHNKGLKVILGQLIDRSYINKIAEEINDRLVQHGCINVAELTLTYNLPAEFLQSVVEKELGKIIHATQDSQDPKIFYTGSFVAKNRAKIRGALSAVTKPTPLSAILGQCGVPERIFFSILDGLQEVKQVPGVVTGKQSGNSIYIPTIYSKSQNEWVENFYKQNGYLEYDALIRLGISDASGFVKRHFPNENMIYLKSVAVGTVVMDQVDANIEEIVATGSFVDLYPLLPSVFSDEDAEILLKLATKKTKANIHIFAKTVAVSDAFLQTLTKSLEIVTEQKAREAVANGKWIQSIVENKLKSKSVDLITDSKTSKKEERRKKAVVGKAGGGSQGRETKTKSTKKKYLQGKVQENESDEDETRQTSVGKGEITLISLEEVKAEVMKDENISVIEELADELAHHLQPKLNKSVLSLAEQLAQTNKTTNLSEISERLNILITNIRIFDKGIKHLDKADQAPLTKYLLKSLGLDFITSIFKLAAQQNMLQVAENLTVEMRQRLLVELPADVKEPLTAIHKTVMGDSVEDFLNTVDGAMAACCLVLKKYDKKKERPQVHAHREALLEELNATQDPALALHLVTSVFFTAVTQNALHMSGRHVTTVLTFLQKQLEPDTMSILSKYHDLVLHLLSTSDENIKTEASKALEEGLTDIKNIANNFKQHVKTDKS from the exons atgtccaGCGTGGATTGGGAAGAAGTTAAAAGGCTGGCCGCCGATTTCCAGAAGGCCCAGCTCAGCTCGACTTTACAAAA acTTTCTGAACGAAATTGTGTAGAAATTATAACTACATTGGTGGAAAACAAACTTctggatattatatttaccaaTGATGGCAAGGAATATATAACTCCTCAGCATCTTGGAAAAGAAATCAAAGATGAGTTGTATATTCATGGTGGAAAAGTTAGTTTAGTCGACCTAGCGCAAATTCTCAATGTTAATTTATCACAAGTAACCAAAGTAGTAACAGAGATTGAAAAGCATAATAAAGGACTAAAAGTAATATTGGGACAACTCATTGATAGgagttacataaataaaattgcagaaGAGATAAATGACAGGCTTGTACAACATGGTTGCATTAATGTGGCTGAATTGACACTTACTTATAACTTACCAGCTGAATTCTTACAATCAGTTGTTGAAAAAGAACTGGGAAAGATAATACATGCCACGCAAGATTCTCAAGATCCTAAGATCTTTTATACTGGAAGTTTTGTCGCTAAAAATAGAGCAAAAATTAGAGGTGCTTTATCTGCTGTCACAAAGCCTACACCACTATCTGCAATATTAGGACAATGTGGTGTTccagaaagaatatttttct CAATTCTAGATGGTTTGCAAGAAGTAAAACAGGTGCCTGGAGTTGTAACTGGAAAACAGAGTGGAAATAGCATTTATATACCTactatatattctaaaagtcAGAATGAGTGGGTTGAAAACTTCTATAAACAGAATGGATATTTAg aatatgACGCACTTATAAGACTCGGGATATCAGACGCGTCAGGTTTTGTAAAGCGTCATTTTCCAAACGAAAACATGATCTATTTAAAATCAGTAGCTGTGGGAACAGTGGTAATGGATCAAGTTGACGCTAATATCGAAGAAATTGTTGCGACCGGGTCTTTTGTTGATCTTTATCCCCTTCTACCATCTGTATTTAGTGACGAGGATGcagaaattcttttaaaattggctacaaagaaaacaaaggccaatatacatatatttgccaAAACAGTTGCAGTTTCTGATGCCTTTTTACAGACTTTAACTAAATCTCTTGAAATAGTAACGGAACAAAAAGCCAGAGAGGCAGTAGCTAATGGAAAATGGATTCAATctattgttgaaaataaattgaaatcaaaGTCTGTGGATCTAATAACTGACAGTAAAACAAGTAAAAAGGAGGAACGAAGAAAAAAGGCAGTTGTTGGTAAAGCGGGTGGCGGTAGTCAAGGCAGAGAAACCAAGACAAAGTCTACAAAGAAGAAGTATCTTCAAGGAAAGGTACAAGAAAATGAGTCCGATGAAGATGAAACGAGGCAAACATCGGTCGGAAAAGGCGAGATTACGTTAATATCCCTGGAAGAAGTAAAAGCAGAAGTTATGAAAGACGAGAACATATCGGTAATAGAAGAATTGGCGGACGAATTAGCGCATCACCTGCAACCGAAATTGAATAAATCGGTATTATCATTGGCAGAACAATTGGCGCAAACCAACAAGACTACGAATCTAAGCGAGATTAGCGAACgcctaaatattttaataacgaatATTCGAATATTTGACAAGGGCATTAAACACTTAGACAAAGCGGATCAAGCCCCACTGACCAAATATCTGCTCAAGTCACTAGGTCTCGATTTTATAAcgagtatatttaaattggcTGCTCAACAGAATATGTTACAAGTGGCAGAGAATCTTACGGTAGAGATGAGGCAAAGACTTTTGGTCGAACTACCTGCGGATGTTAAAGAACCATTAACCGCTATCCACAAAACAGTAATGGGAGATTCGGTGGAGGATTTTTTGAATACCGTTGACGGAGCGATGGCAGCTTGCTGTTTGGTCCTGAAgaagtatgataaaaaaaaagaacgaccGCAGGTGCACGCTCACAGAGAAGCTCTGTTGGAGGAACTAAATGCTACGCAAGATCCCGCATTAGCGTTACATCTAGTTACTAGTGTGTTTTTCACTGCTGTCACACAAAATGCCTTACACATGTCTGGCAGACATGTAACAACTGTTCTCACGTTCCTCCAAAAGCAATTAGAACCTGATACAATGTCGATTCTTTCCAAATATCATG ATTTAGTGCTTCACTTACTAAGCACCTctgatgaaaatataaagacagAGGCCTCCAAAGCCTTGGAAGAAGGATTAacggatataaaaaatattgctaacAATTTCAAACAACATGTTAAAACAGACAAGTCTTGA
- the LOC140670106 gene encoding transmembrane protein 170B, which produces MDVQTDINSLRPQMALRNVNSGNIFNTPLTSFAEMWYQIFLWALFSSIFVHTIAGAICFATLRQHKYGKFFPLLIIIMGVLLPLTSGVVSSAAVAFVYRASGYQMPPLYALFWGIGQTVLPVCVGFTRILATL; this is translated from the exons ATGGATGTGCAAACGGATATCAATTCGCTGCGACCGCAAATGGCATTACGAAATGTGAACTCTGGCAACATATTCAATACACCTTTAACATCATTCGCag aGATGTGGTATCAAATATTTCTGTGGGCTCTATTCTCCTCAATATTCGTGCACACAATCGCAGGGGCAATTTGTTTTGCCACTTTGCGACAGCACAAATACGGCAA gttTTTTCCCCTGCTTATCATAATAATGGGTGTATTGCTACCATTAACATCGGGTGTTGTTAGTTCGGCGGCAGTTGCCTTTGTGTATAGAGCGTCTGGTTATCAAATGCCTCCTTTGTACGCATTATTTTGGGGTATCGGACAGACCGTGTTACCAGTGTGCGTTGGTTTCACACGAATCTTAGCGACTTTGTAA
- the LOC140670105 gene encoding proliferation-associated protein 2G4 has product MADKEETEKTIAEDLVVTKYKMAGEIVNRILKQVLDKCVAGASVREICEFGDKLLTEETNKVFKKEKELKKGIAFPTCISVNNCICHFSPIASEPDLILKDEDMVKVDLGAHVDGFIAVVAHTIVISSSPEKKVTGRKADVVLAAHFASQAALRLLKPGTETYTITNTVEKICDSYKCKPIEGMLSHQLKQFKIDGEKTIIQNPNDAQKKEHEKYTLETHEVYAMDVLVSTGEGIGREQDTRVTIYKKTEETYQLKLKASRMFYSEVSHKHGLMPFNLRTFEDEKKAKMAVVECVNHRLIEPFQVLYEKPNEYAAQFKFTVLLMPNGPHKITGIPFDLDIYQSDCVVDDPELKNLLYSSANPKSAKKKKKKAEKAVDVAMEVDAKA; this is encoded by the exons ATGGCGGACAAAGAAGAGACCGAGAAGACCATCGCCGAGGACTTGGTTGTCACCAAGTATAAAATGGCCGGCGAGATCGTAAATC ggATATTAAAGCAGGTTTTAGACAAATGCGTTGCTGGAGCTTCTGTGAGAGAAATATGTGAGTTTGGTGACAAACTACTTACGGAAGAAACTAATAAggtttttaaaaaagagaaagaacttAAAAAGGGAATTGCTTTTCCAACATGCATATCAGTCAATAATTGCATTTGTCATTTTTCACCAATTGCTAGTGAACCTGATCTTATTCTCAAGGATGAGGATATGGTTAAAGT TGATCTTGGAGCACACGTCGATGGTTTCATAGCTGTAGTGGCACACACGATTGTCATAAGCTCTTCGCCAGAGAAGAAAGTGACGGGCAGAAAAGCAGATGTAGTTTTAGCTGCACATTTTGCTTCTCAAGCTGCATTAAGGCTGTTGAAGCCAGGTACAGAG acATACACAATAACAAACACAGTAGAGAAAATATGTGATTCCTATAAATGTAAACCGATCGAGGGTATGTTAAGTCACcagttaaaacaatttaaaattgatggaGAGAAAACGATAATTCAGAATCCAAATGATGCACAAAAGAAggaacatgaaaaatatacacttGAAACTCATGag GTATATGCAATGGATGTACTGGTTAGCACAGGTGAAGGAATAGGAAGGGAACAGGATACTCGGGTCACAATATACAAGAAGACAGAGGAGACATATCAACTTAAATTGAAGGCGTCTCGTATGTTCTATTCGGAAGTCTCTCATAAGCATGGTCTCATGCCGTTCAATTTACGCACCTTTGAAGATGAGAAGAAAGCGAAAATGGCTGTTGTTGAATGTGTAAACCATAGGTTGATTGAACCATTCCaa GTGCTATATGAAAAGCCGAATGAGTATGCTGCACAATTCAAGTTTACAGTACTCTTAATGCCTAATGGACCTCATAAAATTACAGGAATTCCTTTTGATCTCGATATTTATCAATCTGACTGTGTTGTGGACGATCCTGAATTAAAG aatctTTTGTACTCTTCAGCAAATCCGAAGTCggcaaaaaagaagaaaaagaaggctGAAAAAGCTGTAGATGTTGCTATGGAAGTTGATGCTAAGGCCTAA